The genome window TGGGCGGTGAACTCTCTGCCGGTGCTCGCGGATTGGGGTGAGGGCACGCCTAGGCGAAAGCTCGTGATCGTGCAAGGCGTCATTCAGGCGCTGTTCTTCGGCGTCATGGCTTTCTGGGGAGCCTCCGGGGCCAACCAAAACATCATGGCCTGTTACCTCGCTGCCGCATCGGCGGCTTGGGCGGGCGATCGTTATTTCACGTTCGGCAGGAAAGATCCGAGCACACCGGCTGGCCCGGATACGGAAGGGGCAAAGTGAGTGAACAAGATCGAAGTGAAGCTGGTGGCGGACGCCCGTCACTTTTACAAGTGGTCCTCGGTGCGCTGGCAAGTCTTTTTGGTCGCGATCGTGGCGGCAGCGGGGCACCTCCCGGAGCTGTTGGAGCACCTGCCGACCGTACTGGATTGGCTGAACCAGAATTGGCCAGCATTGCAGCCGTTTCTGGCTCGCGTGTTCCCATCGGTCAGCGCGTCGAATTGGGTGGCGATCGCGCAGGTGCTGGCGATTCTGCTGCGGGTGACGTCGATCGAGCGAGTGCCATCTCCACAGGCGCAGTCCAACCCCGCGGAGCCTCAGGCATGACGGCGAACCGCAGGGCATTCCTGCAGATGCTTCGTTACTCGGAAGGCACCGCGACGACGCCAGGCACGAAGTATCAAGGCTACGACGTGGTGGTACGCGGCATCGTCGTTGATGATCAGCGTCGGCCGGTGCTCGATTCGAAGGGCAACGCGCGCTTGGCGCCGATCGAACTCATGACCGACTTCTCGACGCATCCCTTTGCGAACGGGCGACCGTCGAAGATCATCAATGCGCATGGCCTGTTGTCAACCGCGTCGGGCGGCCTGCAGATCAAGCTATCGAATTGGCGCTATTACGGCCCGCTCGTAGGCGCCAAGGATTTTGGACCGGACAATCAGGATGCAATCGCGCTCTACATGATCAACGAGCGCGGCGCGCTCGGATTGATAGATGCGGGGCGCTTCGATGACGCCGTCGCGCGCGTTGCAAATCTGTGGGCGAGCCTGCCGAGCGCCGGCTATGGCCAACTCGAACATCCGATCGACACCGTTCGTTCCTACTACCTCGCCGCCGGCGGGACTGTGAGTGCCAGCTAATGCTGACCGACCTTCAAATCTTCAACGCTGCATGGACCGCAATCAAGGTGGTGCTCGGTTGGTTCGGCATCGCGATCGGTAGCGACAAGCCGAAGCCGGACGAGAACACGCAAGCCGTCGAGGTCGCCAATAAGTCCGGCCGGTTGTCGGCCGATCAGGCGCGCGAGACGCGTGCCGACACCCAAAAGGAGCTATCCGCAAATGATTTGCAAACTGACGCTGGTGTTGCTCGCGTGCGTGACGCTGGCAGCGTGTCCGATGAGAACGCCGCCGTCCGTGACGAGCTCGCTCGCGCCCGTGCACGTGCTCACGACGACAGTTGATTGCGGGGAAGACCATGCAGATTTTGACCTCCCTGATTACCCGGCTTCGCCGCATCTTCGTTTCGACGCCGGTGATCCTCCCGTCGCCAGCACCTACGCCAACGACGCAGACCTCCGCGCTGGGTACGACGCGCTCCGCGCTGATTTCATCGCCCTCCGGGGCTTCTCAACCGCCCAGTCCGTCTGGGCCGTCCGCGCTGGTGGCGTCAACGCAGACGAGCAAATCCTTCGCCATCAAACCCTCAAATGCACCGCAGGCCTCCGTGCCCGTGGGCTTATCAACTGAACTCAAAGGAAACACCATGAGCTTTTCTCTGTCCACGATGGCAGCGGCTATCGCAAGCATCAGCACGATCGCAACCAGTGCTGTGACGCTGGCCAGCACGACCGTCACGGTCGCCGAAACGATCTACAAGTACGGCGCCGAGATGATCACGGCGGCCGAGAGCGCGTATGACGCCCAGACGGGTGCCGGCGCATCGAAGAAGGCTGCCGTCATGGCCGCGCTGCAAGCGTTCGTCACCGCGCTGGGCGAAGACTGGTCGAAGATGGCTTCCGAACTCTCTTCGTGGATCGATATGGTGATCGCCGCGTGGAAGTCGGCCGTTGCGCTGGTTCAGAACATCGGCACCACGGCCGCAGCCACGGCCACCGCCGACGCCGCGACCACCGTCGCTGCAGCCGCTACGCCGGCCGCAACGACCGCCGATGTCAGCACCGGCGCCGCCGCAGTCGCCGCGTAATCCCCGAATCGATCTGGAAGCGCCATGAACTGCGATTACGCGACGAAGTTTGACGATGTCATTGTTCAAGGGGCCGTTTGGGAGCGGGTGTTTTTCATCACAAACCCGGACGACTCGCCTGTCAATTTGCGTGGCGCGTCGGCGCGACTCCAGATCCGGCCATACCTCGGCAGCCCAAACGTCTTGCTCGACCTGGATAGTGCGAATGGCTCGCTGGTAATCGGGAGCGTTGCTGGATCGGTAACGTGTTCCGTGCTCGGAGCAACCACCGCCGGCCTTAAGTGGCCGCCGGGGCTACGGGCGCAAGGAACGAGGATCAGCCAGCTTGGCGTCTACGATCTGATCGTGACTCTCGACGCCAAGCCATACCGCGTGTACGAGGGCCGCATTGATCTGTCACTTAGTGTGACCCGCTAGGCCGTCGTTCTGAACCAATTTCAGCCGCCCGATGAGGCGGCTTTTCTGTTTGCGAGGGCTTGATGGTGAACAAAGTAGGTATCCCCGGGTTTCAGGGTCCTCCCGGGCTCGTGCCGCGCGGCGAGTGGGCGATCGATGTGTCGTATGACGTCGACGACTTCGTGACGGAATCGGGGAGCGCCTACCTCGCATTGAAAGCGCATACGGGTGTTCAGCCTGGAACGGATGCGACGACGTGGCAGCTGTACGTCGCATCCGGCGACGTGTCGCCCGTCGCACAAGCAGCAATCGAGAAAGCCGTCTCCGATTCACAGGCATCGGCCGACGACGCCGCGGACAGCGCGGACAAAGCTGCGCAGAGCGTGAACGATGCCGCGTCGGCAGGCGCGACAGCCGGCGCAGCAGCTGGCGCGAGCGCGGGATCGACGGCGGGCGCTGCCGCCGCGTCTGCGGCGGGTGCTGCAGCGGGCCAGGCCTCCGGTGCCTCAGCCGGCGCCGCTGCTGGTGCTACGGCATCAGCGGCCGGCGCAGCGGCCGCGACGACGCAAGCCGCGAACGCAGCTGCCGCGGCGACGGCTGCCTCTCAGGCTGCGGGCATCTACGGAACCACGGCTGCAGGCTTGGCCGCCGTCGCCTCGGGCAAGTATTTCTGGGTTTCGCCATCGGCCAATGGCCTGGGTCTGCTGGACCTCTATCTGAACAACAGTGGCACGGCCGTCTATTACGGCAACCTGCCGAGCAACGTTGCGCTGAACAACCTGGCGGCGCAGTTGCGGCTTCAGTCGGTTCCGGGCTGGATGGTGGCGTTCACCGACTCGCTGAGTAACATCGCCGGCGGCTTCCTCGCCGACGGAACGTTCTCGGTTGCAAAGCTGAACGCGCTATCGATGATCATCTCGGCGCTGTCCGCGGCGTCGCTCGCGGTGGGCCCGACGACGATCAGTGCCGCGCAGGATCCGACGTACCTCGTCAAGTTCATGGACGCGCTGACGAATATCTCGTCGGGCCTGCGTTTGGATGGTAGTTGGGACTTCGCGCGCGCGCAGATCATGAACGCCGTTGCCGGCATTCTGTCGGCCAACGTCTACGTGGGCAAGACGGCGCGCGGCATCGTGCGCGGTGACTTTTCCGGAACGATGATGCCGGACATTCCGCACGTCATCGCCTATGGGCAATCGCTGTCGCAGGGGATCAACTCCGGCGGCGTTGGAGCCGGCGCTGTCGTCACGGCCAGTCAGCGTTTCTCGGCCTTGAAATTTAGCGGCGGCGTGCGGGCGCAGGACTACAGCACGACCGACGTAGCTGGCGCGCACGCATCGTTTCAGCCGCTCGTCGAGACGATCTACAACACCGGCAATGGCGGCGTGGGTGGCGAGACGCCTTGTGGCGGCACGACCGATTCCATTTACGAGCGCCTGCAAGTCGAGAACCCGAGTTTCGACACGACGCAGCTTACGCTTCTGGGATCCGCGCCGGGGTATGGCGGCCTCCTGATTTCAGCGTTATCTAAAGGCACGGCGCCGTATCAGCGAATTCTGGACGACGTCACCTATGGTCTGTCGCTCGCGAACGCCGCCGGCAAAACGTATCGCCCGATCGCCTTGTCCTACACGCAAGGCGAAGCGGACCAGCAGTCGAGTACTCAGCCGTCCGTCTACCTGGCCGCGCTGACGAAATTGCAGACGGACCTGCAGACCGACATTCGCGCGATCATCGGCGATTCGAGTTTCGTGCTGCCGTTCTTCTGCTATCAAATGGCGTCGTGGGCGAACGGGTCGTTGAACAACACGTATCCCTACATCCCGATGCAGATGAAAGCCTTCTGCGACACGGTGGCCAACGCCTACATGGTCATGCCGATGTACATGTTCGACTACGTCGACCAGTACCACATGAAGGCCATGTACTACAAGGTGATGGGTGCCTACTACGGCATCGCCATGAAGCGCGTGCTGATGGATAAGGTCGCCTACAAGGCGACGCAGCCGACCGGCAACATGATCCGGCAGGGCACCGTGCTGTCGGTCGAATTCAACGTGCCGATGGGCAAGCTGGTCTTCGACTCGAAGCTCGTCACGGACCCGGGCAATTATGGCTTCAGCGCTGTGGATTCGTCCGGCAACGCCAAAACCATCACCGCGACGCCGGTCATCGTCAACGGCAATACCGTGCGGCTCACATGCGCCGCGGGTTGGGCTGCTGGCGACAAGCTGCGCTACGGTTTCATCGGCCAGTCAACCACGATCAACCGGCCCGGATACATCACCGGGAATCGCGGTTGTCTGCGGGACCAGCAGGGCGATTACATCGTCTTCGACAAAGCCGAAAGCATTTCCTGGCCGATGCATAACTGGTCGCTGATGTTCGAATTGACGCTCGTCTAAGAGAGAAAGATAAATGGCAAACGGTTTGAACGTCCAAGGGTCCGGAGTCTTCTCGTATTCGGTTGGCTCCCTCTATCCGGAGGGGGCGTCGCTGGCGTCTCTTCTCAGCTTTGGCGCCGGCGGGCCCACCGTGCTTTTTGGTGCGCAGCCGTCCGTGATCGGCACGCCGACCCTGAATGCCTACTCGTTCATCGGCACCGCGGGGAAGGGGTACGATACTTCCGTGCCGGACACGGTCACGAAGACGATGCTGGTGTGGGCGAAGTATCCGGCGGTCCAAACCTCGACTGCGTTACCGATGGGCGCCTATAACGGTGTCAACACGGGCGATACCATCTTCCTGAATCACACGTCGTCTGCCGACCTGTTCGAGGGGATTGCGGCGACGGCGTCCGGCGGCACACAGTCAATCGTGTCGGGCGGTACCGGCTCGACGACATTTTCGAATTCGGCCGCGTACTACCTCTTCGCGGCTCGCTTCACGGCGACGACGGCGCAGATGTCGTATGTGCTCAATGGGGCGATCGTCAACGGCGCCGCGTCGACCTTGGCGACGCGCTACACGCCGAGCCGCACGGTCCACGTCGGTGCGCCGTTCGACACCACGTCGCTAGGCAGCGTCGAAATAACGGGCGCGGGCCTTTGGACGACCGCGCTGACCGATGCTGAGATTTTGCAGATGGCGACGTTCTTCCAAAACCTGAAAGGCAGCTCGGTCACGATCGGCTGATCAAAACGCCGGGCCGGAGTACTCATCGGGCTCGGGGCGCTGCTCACGGAACACCATGACGGCCGGCTCGTTGAGCATTTCCCGCTTCAGGATGTGCAGCGCTGCGAGCTGACCGCCGACGTCCATTTTCCACGACTTGTCGATCGTCTCTCGCAGGTCCTCAATGCTGACCAGTTTCTGATGGAGGCGCTTGATCTCCGCGAGCAACGCCCGCACGTCGGCGTCGCCGCGGTGCCGGGCTTGGATCTCCCGCAGGCGTTCCATTGTGAGCGCATCGGGTGGTTTGAATCTGACGGGACGACCGTGGTGTGCCATTTGCGATGGGATATACTGTTTATCCATACAGTATATCTGACCCCGATCATGCAGATCTCAAATTTGCGATTGCTCGTCCGCCTGCGGCAAATCCGACTTGACTGTCCGGTGTACCGCGGCGGCGACAAGCTGAACGACGCGATTCTCGCCGCCGGCCTGGCCGAGCAGGGCGCCCGCGACCGCGTCCAGCTGAGCGCCCACGGCGCGTCGGCGCTGAATTGGCTGGCCGGCCTGGAAGAAAAAGGCGAGCTGGTCGGCTGTTGGCCGATGCCTACTCCTTCGGCTCGATCAGCGCGGGCCCGTCATGCCGGGCATCGTTCAGCTCTCGACTGACCTCATACCATTCGAATTCTTCGACTGACCGCGTGCCGGTCCGTGCGATCTCGGCCGCCAACTCGAATGGCGTATCCGGATCCAGCCAGAGGTTGGCGTCTTTCGCCGTCAGTGCGACGGGGCGCCGGTCATGAATGTCCACCATCCCTTCATCCGACGCGTCAGTGACGATTACGACGCCGTCCACCATCCCGCCGCCGTCATCCGGCGCGCGCGGCCCTGAATCACCTTCCACCTTCACATTAGTCAGTCCGGCGAGATAGAGCGGCGCCAGATCTTTCGGCCGCAGCAGAAACGGCTGTTTCTTGCCGTCATCCGCCTTGATCCATTCGTACCAGCAGTCCACCGGGACGATCACTCGGCCGGCCTTGAGCATCGGCTTCCATGTGGCCGACTCAATTTTGTCGCCGCGGGCGTTGATCATCTGGGGGATTTTGCGGGCGACGGCCCAGTGCGGCCGGAATCCCCACCAGACCGGCCGCATTTGACCGTCAGGGTAGGCAACGCCGATTCGAGTGCCAGGCCCAGCGTTGAAGCGCGGGCGGTGATCGTCTATGACAGCGTGCGCGTGGCGGAATGCCTCAAGAGCTGCGACATACGATTGCCACGCCGAGAACTGACCGATACGACCGCACATATTGCAACTCCGAAACGGAATTCCCCATCGTACAGCGCTAATCGGCGGGCGGTCGGGCGCGGAACGATCCTTGCGAACCTGAAAGGTGCAGGACAACGTTCCAGGAGGAACAGACATGCCGACAAATACCGCTCCGCTCGATCAAAAACATCCCAGCAATATCGATCCGTCGTCGATCCCGCCTGCCCGCAAAGAAAACGGCGATACAGAAGGGGACGGAAACGGAGGTGAGGACGTGGTCGGCAGCCCCAATGATCCGGTTTCCGATCCGAAGAAGCCATCGACCGCACCGTAAGGTCTCTTGCAGGCCAAACATATCCAGAGAATTATCATGGCACCCGAACAGAAACCCGACCTCGACGCGCCAGAACTTGAGGATCCATCCGACGCGCCGCCGCACGAAGCGTTCGACGACGGGGAGCAGGCAGAGATTGCGTCAAATGACCCGAGCAATCCAACGACCAGCCCGCTCGATCCGATAGGCGGCATGGTTTAGCGCGGCGGGGCGGACGCCCGCGGTGCGGGCTATCCGCGTTCAAAACGCCTTTGTAAGTCGTTGTTTACCCAAGGGTGAGTTTGTTACCTTGGGGTGGCCATCCATGTTGCGATTTCGAGGTTAAAGTATTGATTAAATGAAGAAAAATGGGATTGCCATCAACTTAATTTACAAGAAACTCGCCGTCACTTCGCGCGTCGCCGCGCTGCTCAAAGCAGGCTTGATTCAAAAGGAGAATTTCGAATTTTGAGTTCCTTTTCCACCTCGCAGCAAAAGCCGCAAATTACCCGCCGCCTGTGCGTCTTGCATACTTCAACAATGACGCGCACCATGACGCCTGAAAATAATATCGGGAGTTCATGCATGGTCGGGCCCTTTCTGCATTTGGACGGCGACGTGTTTTTTGACCATATCCACATGGCGGGCACGGCGAAGAAACCGATTGAATACTCTATCAAAATCCAGGTAACGCGCCAGGCGCTCAAGGATGTTCTGCGCTCGGACGGAACACCTGAAGGCCATGAGGCCGTGATCAAATCGCAGGCGTGGAAAATTGTCGGCATCGCGATTGCCAAGGCGCTTAGTGCTAAGACGCACGAAGTGACCATTACCCCCGACGAATTGCGATGGGCGGGTATCTGAAGGAGATTTGCCTTCCTACCGCCGCATGCATTGGTGCTCCATGACCTGACTTCGCAAACGTATTGGGAAAATGTGGACTTCTCACTTCGGGACGGAACGTTCCTTGCGCACTTACCAGCGCGGTACAACCGTTCCAGGAGGAACACCATGTCACCCGAACAAAAGCCTGAAGTGGATCTAGATGCGCCAGAGATAGACGATACGTCCAATGCGCCGCATGAGGTATCTGACGAGGATGAAATAGCCTGGTCGGAGCCAGGGGACCCCAGTAATCCCACAAACACCCCGCTCGATCCTATCGGCGACACGGTCTAAATCGTTTCGTCAATCGTTTGAGCCACCCGCCTTCGCGG of Robbsia sp. KACC 23696 contains these proteins:
- a CDS encoding glycoside hydrolase family 104 protein, with amino-acid sequence MTANRRAFLQMLRYSEGTATTPGTKYQGYDVVVRGIVVDDQRRPVLDSKGNARLAPIELMTDFSTHPFANGRPSKIINAHGLLSTASGGLQIKLSNWRYYGPLVGAKDFGPDNQDAIALYMINERGALGLIDAGRFDDAVARVANLWASLPSAGYGQLEHPIDTVRSYYLAAGGTVSAS
- a CDS encoding SOS response-associated peptidase, encoding MCGRIGQFSAWQSYVAALEAFRHAHAVIDDHRPRFNAGPGTRIGVAYPDGQMRPVWWGFRPHWAVARKIPQMINARGDKIESATWKPMLKAGRVIVPVDCWYEWIKADDGKKQPFLLRPKDLAPLYLAGLTNVKVEGDSGPRAPDDGGGMVDGVVIVTDASDEGMVDIHDRRPVALTAKDANLWLDPDTPFELAAEIARTGTRSVEEFEWYEVSRELNDARHDGPALIEPKE